AAACAGCGCTCGTGAAATATGACCCCGGCTCCTCACCTTCATTTGCATCGGAGTTAAATCCATGCCATGCTGCAGGCCTTGAAATAGCCTACAAGTGAAACACAAAAAGAAACATATTACTTTTACTAATATTAAAAGTAAATTTGGACCAAAAAACTTGATAAATTTTGCAATGTAGCCTGGTAAAATCATCTTCTTTAAATGTTCTTAATTACAACTTCTTATGGTTTTATGTAATGGTAGACCTATAACAAGATGATTTGGCATAGTAACTTGAATAAAAAATGTGTCGAACTTGACAAAAAACCGTAATGGTGTGTATTCAAATTTTAGTAATTTAAAAGGAAAAAAATGTTCAAACATCCAATTATcgatttaattttaaaaaaataatttctaTCTTTTAAAACAAATTAAAAGCAAACAATATACAAAATTACTTGTTACCCTTTGATCAAGTCAGCCAACATAAAAAATGGTAAAATTTAAAGGTTGTGTACATTTAAAGATGATGATTTATATTGCAGTGAACCTAATAAATTAAAGTAGATTGTGAAATTTGGGTAAAGTTGCAAAAGAACCTTATGGTACACGAAGACTTCATTAGTCTCGCTGCCACACGCGATGTATTCGCTATTTACAGTTAGACCCACGAAGTTCTTCTCGTTCACATGTCCTCTAAAAGTACGCAGCTGCAAGATTAGGATAATAACATACAAATTTGTTATCCATTTATTAAAATAATCATTTATAACTAGCCAATGCTTCAAATATGATAATAAATTAGTTTGTCATAAGACTGACCGGGATATTTTGCTTAACATCCCACAAGCGCAAAGTGCTATCAGTAGATGCAGAAGCAAGCTCATGATTGGACAAGAATTTTACATAGGAAACAGCTTTTCGATGCCCACTGAAAATATGTAACGGTTGGCTTATATTTCTTAAATCATAATAATGAATGTGATGATCTGCAGAACCGACCTGCAATAATGCATAAATTTATTAAGAAAGTATAATTAATGattagaaaatttgaaatttAACACTAACTTACCGCCACATGAAAGCTAGATCCGGGATTATATTTCACTGAGCAAATATTTGCTTTCATGTCAATGTTAAGGACACTTGCCTCTTGTCTTGTACACCATATTTTCACCTATTGGATACATAATAAGTGTTAAATATGATATCAAAAAAAATATTACTTCTATAATAGTAAAAgttatttaagaaaaaaaaaagattaacaAAATATTATGCATTAAAGATACACATTAGTGACTTTCGGCCTGTTTGACCTAAGATCCTTACTTCCTTTTAAGCCAATTTCTTTAttaccttttattttattttacccGATATAGATAAAACAAACATGACCCAAATACACTGATGaataagtaaatgggtcaaatacCTTGCAGTCGTCACTTCCAGAAACCAACATTGTAGGATCAGTACGAGAAAAATCAAGACTCCATGCTCGTTTCTCGTGCTCCTCATACTCCATTACGCTCTGATATCAAGAGTTGTAATTAATGCTCGCATTATAAATAAGAAACCAAAAAAAGAACTGATGGTAATATCCTACCTGGCGAGTGGTTACATCCCAAACAGTGACAATACCCTCGTAATCACTACTGGCAATATGACTTTTCGTGTATTTGTTCCAGCTCAAACAACTAAGTTTTGACCGTGTTGACATTTCGACCACAGGACACTGAACATCTGCTTGTTCATTCACCACCTGGAAATGtaagataaataaaataaataaaaaatgttgagcaaaaataaaaattcattagAACACATAGAATGTAATACTTACAGAGGCAAATTCAAAAACTTTAATGCGCCTCGAAACTCCAGCAGTAGCAAAAAGCTCATCATCTCTATCAAACTCTATGCTGCAATATTTACATCGTTAAATATGTATTTTCAACTACTTTAAAAAGATCATACAACACGATTCTTCAACTTATACTTAACCAATTTAACTAACCTTGAGATAATATCAGCCGAgtgaaaaatatccccatttctAAGTCCAGCAATTGCTCGCAATCGACTATATAAAAAAACACAGATAAACACTCacgattgaaaaaaaaatataacaaagtATACGTTTAGATCACACTAAACCTGTATCGCGTAAATGAAGAAAGTAGAGACTGAAAATCCTTTAGTCCTGCATGATAACCTTCTCGTTTTAGCGCACTACCGTCTCTTTCTTCCTGTTTTTGTACTTGTTTTGCCCAATGTCTCCTCTTTTGCAGGTAACATTCTTGCAAGTCGTTGAACTATTGCAATCATAGAACAATAATATTAAAAGGTCTATATGAAAACCCTTTCAGATGCTACGTGGAAACCAAATTTTGAAAGTGTGCTAACCTGTGAGTGGACCCGCCTTTTTCTCACTACAGAGATCCCTACTTGCGAATCAGACCCGCTGCATGCATCTTTTCTTTCATGTACTTCGGGAATGTTTAGCATACCGCGTTTATCCATTAATGATGTTTTTACATTATAATCATCACCGATCATCCGTAGTTTTACGGAACATCTTTCCCTAGCTCTATGCAATTCTATTCTGTGTCGTTCTACTGCGTTTATATCTTCCTTAATGTACTGCAGATCGTTTTGTATCTGCAACCATTCGAATATTATAAGCATCACATAATGAGACAATCATTAACGGTTAATAAACGGGAAACACCTCATTTAGTTCTTCAAGCTTTTGCCTTCTTAAGCAATGCAAAAACTCGTGCATGATCTGAAGATTCGACTCGGCTTCTTCTTGCTCCATCTTTTTTTTCTTGTCTTTAAGAAGATTTAACAAGCTATCGAGTTCCTTTACCGACACATCGCATCCCTGTCTAAGACAAAGAGTCACCAGTCactttattaaatataaaaaataaataaacaaaatatcATGACCCGCAAGGCAACTTTCATTAAGAAAACATTCAGCGCATAGTATCTAGGGATGAGCAAAATGgacccggtaccggtaccgaatttaccgaactGGGTAccttttcggtaccgattcggtaccgacttttgacattttcggtaccggttcggtaccggtccggtacggtaccggttcggtactggtatttaccggtttttacccttaaataccggtaccgtaccggtaccgaaccgggtatattcggtaccggtacccacttttgaggattttcggtaccggtactttcggttccggtaccggttcggtactggtatttaccggtttttacccttaaataccggtaccgtaccggtaccggtaccgaatcgtACCGAACCGGGTATactcggtaccggtacccacttttgaggattttcggtaccggtactttcgGTTCCGGTACCggacggtaccgagctcatccctaataGTATCTACCAAGTCGACATTAATTCTAAGATTAAACAAGATTTCAATGAAAATTTGCATAAACAAACTATCTGCACAGCCGAATGCAGCCGCATTTACAAGTAAATATATCAGTGCAGACTGCAGAACAGCAAGTATCTTAAGCTAACAGTCATACCATTAAGATCATAACATCAATTAACTATCAAAACAATAACTGACCTGCTGAAATGCTAGCCGAACCTGCTCAACAGGAGAAGCGCCTTTCGCTATTTGACAAGCCGAAGCCTTCATTAACATctgcaaaacaaaaaaaaaaaaaaaaaaaaaccttttgcAATAAGTATCCAAAATCATAAACACTGTATTTTTTTTGCCCAATTCAACAAATGATTACCATACaaacaacaaaattgaaaccatccCACATCACAAAAATGATTATACCACAAACCAAATCACTATATTCTACATGTATTACATTAACACTCAGATCGATCGCTACATGATATGGGCAAAACTTTACCTTATTAAGCAAGAAATTAGGAAAAATCTGACTGGTAGTAAGATACTGAGCACAACAGGGACAATCATTCTTATTCTGAAGATGTGTAGCAATGCACATATAACAAAAATTATGACCACAGGATGTTAGAAACGCATCCTTAATGATCTGCATGCAAATCGGACACAAGACATCTTTATCAAGTGACACCACACCTGTATCATCCAATTCATTCCCTTTTTTCTCCACCTCCGCCACCGTGGTACCGGAATCCGGGAGCTGAGGCTCCGGCGGTGGTGGAGGGGAAGATCCGAGCCGCTCGGTTGACTGTTCGGGCGGCTCGGTCTTGACAGAGGGGACAATTACTCCGCCTACTAAACCCCCTCCCATAGACATACAGAGAATTGTACAAGGATGGATTGTGTTGGTACAGAAAAAGGGGGTTGTTGGTTTGAGATTGTGTGTGAAGATGGTTATGGATCACGGTGGTGAGTGTTGTGTTGTTTGCAAAGGGTGTTGTGTTGTGTATGGGTGGAAAATGACCACGTTATGCAGGCGTCGTCTCCTCCGATTCTTTTCTATTCcattcaaataaaataaaatatttatacccggattaaataaataatttatttatttttcttagtcAATATCTATGATTCGTGTTTTGCGAAGGGACCGTTAAGCAAATAGAAAGTAAAAGTAAGAATGATGAATCACGCACACACGTTACGTGTTAACTCATAAAAGTTTGACTGAAAAAGTAAaatatagaaaagaataactGAGTTAGCTTAGGACCCTGCGAGTTTCAACGGAGGCGTTGAACCGTAAAAAATAGACATAGAAACGCTGAACTACACGCGCGTGTTGCAACATGttgactcgcaaaatttagaacgaataGTAAAACGATAAAGTTGTAAAATGATGTAAAGT
This is a stretch of genomic DNA from Helianthus annuus cultivar XRQ/B chromosome 16, HanXRQr2.0-SUNRISE, whole genome shotgun sequence. It encodes these proteins:
- the LOC110915049 gene encoding E3 ubiquitin-protein ligase COP1, giving the protein MSMGGGLVGGVIVPSVKTEPPEQSTERLGSSPPPPPEPQLPDSGTTVAEVEKKGNELDDTGVVSLDKDVLCPICMQIIKDAFLTSCGHNFCYMCIATHLQNKNDCPCCAQYLTTSQIFPNFLLNKMLMKASACQIAKGASPVEQVRLAFQQGCDVSVKELDSLLNLLKDKKKKMEQEEAESNLQIMHEFLHCLRRQKLEELNEIQNDLQYIKEDINAVERHRIELHRARERCSVKLRMIGDDYNVKTSLMDKRGMLNIPEVHERKDACSGSDSQVGISVVRKRRVHSQFNDLQECYLQKRRHWAKQVQKQEERDGSALKREGYHAGLKDFQSLLSSFTRYSRLRAIAGLRNGDIFHSADIISSIEFDRDDELFATAGVSRRIKVFEFASVVNEQADVQCPVVEMSTRSKLSCLSWNKYTKSHIASSDYEGIVTVWDVTTRQSVMEYEEHEKRAWSLDFSRTDPTMLVSGSDDCKVKIWCTRQEASVLNIDMKANICSVKYNPGSSFHVAVGSADHHIHYYDLRNISQPLHIFSGHRKAVSYVKFLSNHELASASTDSTLRLWDVKQNIPLRTFRGHVNEKNFVGLTVNSEYIACGSETNEVFVYHKAISRPAAWHGFNSDANEGEEPGSYFTSAVCWKNDSPTMITANSRGTIKVLVLAE